The Hemibagrus wyckioides isolate EC202008001 linkage group LG26, SWU_Hwy_1.0, whole genome shotgun sequence DNA window agtgtgagtgtgagtgagtgagtgagtgagtgtgagtgtgtgtgagtgagtgagtgagtgagtgtgtgtgtgagtgagtgtgagtgtgtgtgtgagtgagtgagtgagtgtgtgtgagtgagtgagtgagtgtgagtgtgtgtgagtgagtgagtgagtgagtgtgtgtgtgagtgagtgtgagtgtgtgtgtgagtgagtgagtgagtgtgtgtgtacgtgagtgagtcagtgagtgagtgagtaagttgGATGGAGGATGGAGAGAATAGACAGAGAAAGCAGGATGAAAACAGAACGAAAGAAAATGAAGCCAAGCCTATTTCCCTAACATTGTTTCCCACATGGCTGGGGAAAGCGTGCACCCTGCTCTTTGATAACGTTTAATAAAGAAACCATCAAGCCATTGACCGGACAGCCAAATAgtattttgaacattttataCTCGGGATGAATTGAAATCTGGATAGGTTAGAAatgtaataatgaataaaatagtagcccccccctccttttttttttaaaaaaaaacccatgtcATTTGACATTCAACAAGATGCTAAAATGAACTGGAGGAGGGGTGAGGGGCATAAACCCGGTCTCTCGCCTCACTGTGAGCTTGTGGATTAGGCAAGTGGCTGCGAGATTGCGAAACACGCCAACGTGTAATTGCACGATAAGGCGCGCGCGGAATTTATTGGCCCGGTTGCTGTTTCTGCTCCGCGCTAATCTCGCGCCTCTCCAATCTGTCTTCGTAATCTTCCGTGGCAGAACCGCAACCAGTGGCGTCAGGAGCGAGGGTTTTTTTGGAGAGCTGAGAAAATATGCAGGGGAGTGATAAAGTCGATGCTAATTAGGGACATTTAGGATAGGGTTTACAAACGGGTGGGAAAAATACAGGCCAATGATGGCTGCTGTTTCTCATTGGTGAAGTGGGTTTTAATGCCAGGAAGGACATTTCGTGGATTTTCGCTTGTTATTGCTCAGAAGTTTGAgttgttctgctgtgtgtagGAAAGTGAACTAGTTGTCAGAAAACACTTGTGTCAGCTGCACATTTTGGGGGAAAGAGTCTCTGTTGTTCCTCTAACTTTCATATATCATCTGGAAATGTGAATAGtctattgtaaataaaatgttttaaaacatataaataGACCATAAAacgtttttgggtttttttttttttgagtgaaGCTTTAAATATATAGAGGTGCAAAATAATATATGCCTGAAGGTTGCCATCTTAGAGGCAAGAACTTGTTTAGCTTTAGTTCAGTACCTTTTTTCtgacagtgtttattacaataGGGTTGGTCtgtgttaaaggaaaaaaaggggaaaCAGTGTAGAAGTAATAAATGCATGCCATTTACTAAATATCTGGTTCAAAAATCCACAAAAAGAGTAAATCTGTGTAGCCACTGCTATTTCATTTGTAGCtatatagttttatttaatCGACGTTTGCATTATTTCTGGTCCCGCGTTTATAGATTTGtgtgttctattttttttttttttgtgtgtgttctatttCTAATTTAGTTGgatgagagaaacaaaaacTCCCATGTTGTTCATTCACACTTCCAGGATGTAACTGCAAATAGATTCAGAGAccctcctctttttttctttttctttttttttttttttggacaaaacacacacttcgATTCAGACGATTTTCCTAACATCCTCTACATGAAGTGTTACTTCATTTAAATACAACATCCACCATTAATAGAGGAAAAATCCCCGAATGTAacctttccattttttttcacttaattAGTATTCAAGTATTAGTGGCCTGTGAGCCCGAGTTTAGCTCTCATGACCCTCTAATCCTTCTTCTCTCCATTCATCACAAATCCAGCTCACATCTTTCCTCAATGAGAAAttcaaattgtatttttttttcttaggaaAACAAGCAATAAATTAACCCGCGACAGAATATGCGTATTacgcaaaaaataaaaaaaacaaaaatccagaAAACGGCATATTTAGGTGAATAAGAATTGAAATATTGTAAaagattatttaattttatttgcgGAAATGAAGCAAGGTTGTTCTCCCAGGGGGATTTACACTGAAGTGCAACTTGGACTTCGCGTATTGGACTTTGAATAATGCGTTTTTCTTTGTATGtattgcttttttgttttcattggatagattttatttaaagaggTCCTGATCTTTGACCGACCCCGACTATCACCCCCCTAAACACTCACCAGTAAGAAGCAACAAGTCCCGAACAAGCTGAAGGTTTCCTTTCcctacttttttgttttaactttttgtaaaacacatttcagaactACCATTCTAACTACTAAAAATCGATCGTTTGTGCAAAATGTCACGTGACATGTTTGTTTACACTTTGTTTAGAATAATGACCTGAATTTATTCACGCACCGTAAATCCTTTTGACCCTACTCCAGCGTCAAacacttcattaaaaaataataaaatgaataaaactaaaacaacaacaacaacaccagattTTCACACTAAATAAACCTGTATTATGTTTATACTGAACGTGAAATTGTCAATTAAGGAAATCGGTAataaatgttgtttttctttttctcattattatttttgtaaaatacaGTAGGGGTAACTTGATATCTTAACACTGACATATTACACagaataaataatttcattgtTAAGACTAAATGCATTTGCAACGGTTTGATTATAACAATAATGTAAGAAACAATTAacgataaaataatttataccCAAACAGGTCAGTacaatatttgtatatatgttaAAGACTAGATGACTCTAGAAATATATTGTGAACTATAATTTCCACAATATATTCACAATTTTGCGGTTTTAATTTCCAAtctatatttaaaatgatttatttattaatacatttttattgttcttcATGCTTCTGATCTCACAGCGGGTTTTGGCTGAGGAAGTGCTGGATCGCACTGGAAGAGATAATTAATGCAAAAACCAAATTAACACCAGAATAAGAGCAACAGCTGAGAAATTTATTCGTTTCATCCCGACGCAAAAAAACCTTTGCTTTCCTatttgcaataataataataataataataataataataataataataataataataaagtgaaaaatgaaTCAACGACCTATTTACAGTTTGTTCAGACCTATCACTTTTTTCTCTATCATATATGCACAATTTACAAGAATGAAAAATACAgcgaccaaaaaaaaaagaaaaaaaagaaagaataaatacacAGGCTCAGTCACGTGTTTACAAACCAAACAATTGCGGGTTGTGGATCAGATAAAATAACCTTTAAAATATAGTAGGCGTTTCCATTCTGAATTGTTCCCCGGCGTTTCCTGTGTATTAAAACTTGTTTTTCACAgataataatcattaaaaatatttaaacctCTTAAGTTTTCACAAGATAATCTAGATTGTGTAAAGGCTGGTATCCCTTTCGCTTTTCATATTACACATTGGCCTAAAgctattattatttgaattgtagGCAAATCGGAGAAATTAATTTTTCTGTTGATAAGACAGTACCAATGAAGCAAGGCTTAAATAATAATCACCTTTAAATTTACAAGAAAACATTCTGTACAAAAAAAGCATGTATTTATAATCTAAAAAGAGGTAAATATTTGGTTACTTGTTTGTGAATATATGTGGTTCAGTTTTATGATTTTGCTTCTTGCTTTAAATGTGCGTCAGTGGGACGGTTCCGTTAATGGCAGCTGCAGTGGTCTGATAGTGTTGCGGCAGCGCGTGCAGTCTGCTCTGAACAGCCGCGTCGCCAGCCTCCGCCGCCGGTAAGTACATGCTGATCATCTCGCGCAGGTCACCGGGACAGGGCGCGCGGGTCGCGCCGCTAAGAGGAGGGCTCGCGCTCGGCTCGGGCTTCACGAGCGATCCGAGCGTGCCGACGGCTCCCGCCGCTGCCGAGACAGAGCTCTGATGCTGCGTGTACGGCATGGCAGCGTAGGTCGACGGCGAGGCGCTCACGTAACTCGGAGAGTTCGACATGGGGCTGTACTGCAGCGCGCTCATGTCGTAGCGGTGCACGGGCTGCGCGCTGGCGGCGTGCTGATGGTGCGGGTGGTGGTGTCCATGGTGATGCGGGTGATGTCCATGATGGTGAGCGGCCCCAGCGCTTGCGTGCTGCCCGTAGGCTAACTGCGCCTCCTGCATCATGGCTGCGGCAGCGGCTGCTGTGTACGCGCCGTTTGCCCAGCCGTTCACGTGTGCGTAACTCGCCGCCCCTGCGCCGCCGCCGTGACCCGCGGGACTCTCTAACCTCTGCGCTGTGCTCATCCCCAGAGTCACACCGCCACCGCCGGCAGAACCTGCGAGCAGCCCGCCAGCCAGGGAGTATTTGTCCTTTTTAAGCAGCGTTTTGGTCTTCCTGCGTGGCCGGTACTTGTAATCCGGGTGCTCCTTCATGTGCATGGCGCGCAGACGCTTCGCCTCGTCAATGAAAGGCCGCTTCTCCGCCTCGGACATGACCTTCCACTCGGCCCCAAGCCTCTTGCTGATCTCCGAGTTGTGCATTTTGGGGTTCTCCTGTGCCATCTTCCGCCGCTGCCCGCGGGACCACACCATGAACGCGTTCATGGGGCGCTTGACGCGCTCCTGGCTCAATTTCCCCGCAGCGTTTTGCCCCGTGTGCCCCGCACCCGTGTTCGTTTGGGGTGCCGGGGAATGCAAGTCCGTCTCCATCATCATGCTATACATTCACCTGGCTTTAACTTTCGCACTCAACACGCGAGAAACATTCACTCTTGGAGCCAAGCAGCGGCGTCCCTGTCCTGTCCGCTGGCACGGACGCGTAAAAGAAAAGGTTCCCACAGAACAAGGAAACAGGCATACAATCCCAAAACGATACAAGTCGCTATTTTCTTTACCTTTCTTTTCAGCTTTTGATTTTCTCATCCGGTGCAGAGAAAAGTCTGTGAGCTACTTTGGGCGACGCGGGAGAAAAGTTAGTAGCAGAGCGGCCATATGATGCGCTTTGACAGCCGCTAAATGAGAGCAAAGCGACCAATCACGTTCGAGCTGAGGACTGATTTGCATGGCGCGTGGTCACGTGACCCGAGCTCAGCGTCCACTCTCCAGCGCTCTGAAGGTAAACAGTATCCTCCAAAGCCACGTTGCCTCGCGCATGTTGGACAAATTATATGCAATTGATAAAGAAATAATATCCAAAACCCCTAGAGTTGGACTAACCCCTACCCTCTTGAGACACAAAACTATGATGCTGTATGCTTTGTAATTTTTTCCTTACTGTTTGTTAGAAACCGTGATAAGTAATTAAAGAGTAGTTTGGAATAGACGCAGTTCCTCAgtgtctatatatttatatatatgggggattttctgtaaatatacacacaagcaATTAGAGTGAAAGTGGTGTACCAGTATATAATGTTTCAATAGGTCTAGGACGCAAATAAAGACTGTAATAGTGAATGCAACACATTAAAAGAACCATTTCATTTAACACTGTtagatttgttgttgttgttgttgttgtttttagtgTATTCAAGGTATTGTGCAAATTCAGACCTAAACCTCAGACACCCAATACACCCTTGGATAAAagtgaaacactacaaactccactttaaacattttttttttaattcaaagcaTATTCTTGCTGGTTTTGTTTCCTTTACTGATCAGTAAATTAACATCAGTCTGCAtgaacacactgcacaataaacaaataaaccggaaataaggaaaataatatatatatatatatttagatttctaatatatttttaaagggTATTGTGCAGCGTTGTTATTATGGGGAAACAATATTAATTCATAATCTGGCCCAAAGGTCACCAGCGAAATTAAAACGTGCGTAAATAAATAGCGATGGCTATTTTGATGTATTTTGAGGTTTTTGACACTGTATGTGATCAAATATGCGCTCGCACAGCTTTGGGGTTTCTCACACAGCTCGCTGCTTTTGTTTCGAGCTGCTTTAAAACCCGTGAAAGACTCTTTTCAGTAAATTGGTGCCACAGGTGCTTCCCTGTTGTGTCAGTTGCTAAGAAACAGGTGACTGACGCCCAGCGCACGTGCCACATCAGACCACTTTGTCCACAAGTGGCTTTAGGGCATGATGCAAGCTATAAAGGGTTttctgaaactgaaaaaaataaaaataaaaataaattaacgaTGTTATCCTCATGTTAATAACAAGTGCGTGTTGTATTAACTACCACGTcgaaaatcattttaaaaataatttcgtAAACGTCTTTTCATGTCCTTAAGCTAAACAGCGCAATCTGGTAGTTAATAGAGAAGGCTAATGAGAGCACTGCTAGCTGAAGATGAAGGACGGTCTCTGTTTTAGATACAATAAAACTGGATAAAATGAGAATGCTTTGCACTAAATTGGATAAAACGAGAATGCTTTACACTAAATTGGATAAAATGAAAGCACATCAAACTTCATTTTCAAGCATTAAAGCATCGCATCCCATTCTTGGTGGAAGTCAAACAGCCTTCAGCCATGTATGAGACTGTTCCAAAAGAAAATTCatctttgtgtttatttatcaatATAAATAGTATATTTTATCCGATTccctcattctttttttttgtctatttttctcTAGGGTATCAAAAGTTATatatcataactctctcacagaAAACCAAGAgagagtattttttttaaatgtatttatttatttatttaataaaacgaTATAAAcaatgcaattattattattatgattattattattattattattattattattattattattattgcttttgttggagattatgatgatgatgcgGTTGTAGTTTTCTcaatttattataattcttctttttttaaaaaaaataaaaataaaatatagccAACTTTATTCAGATTATACTTTTAATCCTGCATATCAAAAATCGCCTTAGTACAGTCTCAGTTTAATAGTGAACATCTACTGAAATTAAAACCGACTGTTTTTTTTACTACGCTACAAAAATCCAGATAACatgcattatttataaaaaagtaaattacATATGAACCCATTCGATTGTGAGTTATCTCGTTATGCGTAATgatgtatatagatagatagatagatagacagacagacagacagacagacagacagacagacagatagatagatagatagatagatagatagatagatagatagatagatagatagatagatagatgaagcATGAGGAAGTCGCTCACCCTCTTATTTTACACGAGAGCTACTCAGAATATCTTAATTAATTGTtagttaaagcaaaaaaaaataaaaaataatatatctaTATAGGGCGTCAGTGGAGCACAGTTAACAACttaatcatcacactcatcactgcaAGAAGAATAGACATAGCCATTATGCAATTAGACGTTATTTGTAGAATTGCACTATTTGCTTTGACAGTGCTCACAGTATTCCATCTGGCCAGTAGAGCTAATAAAACACGATAATAAACAATGTGCGCGGCAGTGGAAGTaaacaacaaacagaaacaaaagcGACTGCAAGGGTATTGTTTTTATATCAGATATTCAGGGAAAATCCCATGCAGATTACCCCTCATTTCCTTCAGGCCAGATTACTTCATACGTCTGACAGTGACTCTATATCACGTGCGTAGCTAATTAGTGGGATTAAATAATGCTTTATTTGTTCGAAATaggttattttttattgtaaataataataataataataataataataataataataataataataataataataataattattattattattattattattattattattattattattattattattattttacattttatttatttattttttttagatgtaaGATAGGCTGGAGATGTGAGCGAGACCGGATGGATATGTGAGTGACATGGGAACAAGGTAAAAGTAAGACGAGAGAGAGCCGAGATGGAGATGAGAGTGAGAACAGATGGACATGACAGTAAGATAGGATGGAGACGAGAGTAAGATAGTAAGTAGATGAGAGTGATATAGGATGGAGATGAGAGTGAAATGAGAGGAAGACAGGATGCAGAAAGGAGTACAGGCTCTATACAGTCTGCATGGACAGACAAGTGGTTTCTCTTGAACCTGGGAGCGCGAGCACCTGACAGATGTTGAGCGTGTGAAAGCGCGCGCTGCAGCTCTTCAGCCTGTTTTAAAGCGTAATTGGGCGCgtggggggtggagagagagagagagagagagagagagagagaaggggggtaTTGCACGCCAAGGGCCAAACTTCCATTTTACGCCCATTTTCCAGTCGCACGCTTATTTTCGGCGTCATTTTCACGTCGTTCACCGACGCGCTGAGTACCGAGCAGGAGGAAAATGTAGCGTGCAACCgggaggagggagaggggcTACGTCTCTCATATACCACAGCGGCTAAATCAGCAGTCAGAAAAGCGGAAACGGAGAGTCACAACCTCCATTCTCACCTCCAGCACCGTGACTGTAGGAACCTCAGCGCACTCCGAG harbors:
- the sox1b gene encoding transcription factor Sox-1b yields the protein MYSMMMETDLHSPAPQTNTGAGHTGQNAAGKLSQERVKRPMNAFMVWSRGQRRKMAQENPKMHNSEISKRLGAEWKVMSEAEKRPFIDEAKRLRAMHMKEHPDYKYRPRRKTKTLLKKDKYSLAGGLLAGSAGGGGVTLGMSTAQRLESPAGHGGGAGAASYAHVNGWANGAYTAAAAAAMMQEAQLAYGQHASAGAAHHHGHHPHHHGHHHPHHQHAASAQPVHRYDMSALQYSPMSNSPSYVSASPSTYAAMPYTQHQSSVSAAAGAVGTLGSLVKPEPSASPPLSGATRAPCPGDLREMISMYLPAAEAGDAAVQSRLHALPQHYQTTAAAINGTVPLTHI